Within the Micromonospora citrea genome, the region GTCTGGGGCTACGAGCACGCCGGGGTGCGCACCGTCGACGTGCACGTGCGCCGGCTGCGCGGCAAGGTCGGCGTCGACGTCCCGCTGGTCACCACCGTCTACGGCGTCGGCTACCGGCTCGCCGACGACGCCCGGGTCACCATCGACCGCAGCGGCTGACCGGCCGGCGGGGCACGATGGTCGGATGCGGATCCGCCCCATCTCCCCGGATCGGCTCGTCACCGAGCTGACCGAGCGGCTCGCCGGCGCCGATGTCGCCGGCCGGCTGCGCGTGGCCGTCGACGGCGCCCCGGCCGCCGGCCCGGACGCCCTGGCCGCCGCCCTGGTCGACCCGCTGCGCGCGCTCGGCCGGCCCGTGCTGCACGTGCGCGCCGACGACTTCCTCCGCCCCGCCTCGGTCCGCCTGGAACACGGCCGGACCAACCCCGACGCGTACTACGAGGGCTGGGTCGACGAGGCCGGGCTGCGCCGCGAGGTGCTCGACCCGGCGGGGCCGGGCGGATCCGGGCGGGTGCTGCCCACGCTCTGGGACGCCCGCACCGACCGGGCCAGCCGCGCCGCGTACGTCGATCTGCCGCCCGGCGGCGTGGTGCTGGTCAGCGGGGCGCTGCTGCTCGGCGGCGGCCTGCCCTTCGACGTCACGGTCCACCTGGCGCTGTCTCCCGCGGCCCTGGCCCGGCGCACCGACCCGGCGCTGCGGTGGACGCTGCCCGCCTTCGCCCGGTACGCCGACGAGGTCGTGCCCACCTCCTTCGCCGACGTCGTGGTCCGTGCCGACGACCCCCGCCACCCGGCCCTGGTGGAGTCCGCGGTGTCCTCGTGACCGCCGCGACGTCCGGAAAAGTCGCCGGTTTGATCGTCGGCGGGTCGGGGTATTCGGCCGGCTCACAGAGCACGGGTGATCTCACCCGCGCGCGAGACGACCACGGCCCGGGCCCACGCACCGGCGCCCAGGCGGACCTTGAGGCCCAGAAAGGCAGGCAGCGATGCTCGTCCACGACAAGGTCGGTACGGGCCGATCCCAGGCGGAGATCGACCAGATCCGGCGCTCCCTGCAGGCTCGTTACGACGAGCTGTCCGCGGAGTACGAGCAGGCGGTGCTGCAGAGCCAGGTGCTGCGACTGGTGGAGGTCGGCGACACCGCCGGCGACGACCAGGCCGACAGCGGCACCAAGACGGCGGAGCGGGACACCGCGCAGTCCCTGCTGCGGACCATCCTCGACCGCCGTGCCCAGTTCGAGCACGCGCTCACCCGGCTGGAGGAGGGCACCTACGGCTTCTGCGAGGGCTGCTCCGCGGCCATCCCGGTCGAGCGGCTGGAGATCTTCCCGTCCGCCACCACCTGCGTGCAGTGCAAGCAGAACCGGGAGCGCCGGGCGGCCTGACGCGAGCGGTTGCCGGTCGGTCCGGGGCACGGTGGACTCCACCCATGGGTGAGATCAAGGTGGGCACCGCCTCCTGGACCGACCGCACGCTGCTGGACTCAGGCTGGTACCCGCAGACCGCAGACACGCCCGAGAAGCGGCTGGCGTACTACGCGCGCCGGTTCCCGCTGGTCGAGGTGGACGCCACCTACTACTCGCCGCCCGCCGAGCGGACGGCGCGCCTGTGGGCCGAGCGGACCCCGCCCGGCTTCACCTTCAACGTCAAGGCGTTCAGCCTGCTCACCGGGCATCCGACCCGGATCTCCGCCCTCTACAGGGACCTGCGGCCGGAGACGGAGAAGAAGAACCTCTATCCCGACGACCTGCCGCCGCAGGCGTACGAGGAGGTCTGGACGAGGTTCCTCAGCGCCCTGGACCCGCTGGTCGAGGCGGGCAAGCTCGGCGCACTGCTGTTCCAGTTCCCGCCCTGGTTCACCATCAAGCGGGACAACAAGCAGTACCTGCTGGAGGTGGCGAAGCGCTGCGCCCCGCTCCGCCCGGTCTACGAGTTCCGGCACGCGTCCTGGTTCGACGGCGACAACGCCGAGGAGACCCTGGCCTTCCTGCGCCAGCACGAGCTGGCGTACGTCTGCGTGGACATGCCGCAGGGGCACCGCTCGTCGGTGCCCCCGGTGCTGGCCGCGACCGCGGACCTGGCGGTGGTCCGCTTCCACGGGCACAGCGACAAGTGGACCAGCAGGGACATCCACGAGAAGTTCGGCTACCGCTACTCCGACCGGGAGCTGCGCGACTGGGCGCCGAAGCTGCGCGAGCTGGCCGACTCCACGCGGCAGACCCACGTGCTGATGAACAACTGCTACCGGGACTACGCCCAGACCAACGCCGCCACCCTCGCCGGGCTGCTCGACGCCGGCTGAGCCGCGGCGACTTCTCATCCCGTCCGGGTGAGGTCCGCTCACCCCGCCGCCGCGCAGCATGGAGGGTGCGTGCGGTCGACCGCGACCGCGGAACCGACACCACGGAGGTGGCTGGAGATGACGGTTCGGGTGGTACCGGATCGACGGCGCGGCGTCGTGCTGCACGTCGTCGGATCCTCCGGCGACGCCCGGTCGGCGCCGCGCGCCAGCCGGGTCGGCCCGACCCGACAGCCGCGTGGCCCGGTGGGGCCGCCGCGACGTGACGACGACCGACGGTGGGAGACCGACGTACGGGGGTGGAACGATGGCTGAGCAGCTGCATTCGGCGTTCGAGTCCTCGATGGACAAGACCAACCTGATCCTCAAGGACATCGAGCAGGCCTACGGTTGGCCGAAGGAGCAACGCAACCAGTCCTACTGCGCGCTGCGCACGGTGCTGCACCTGCTGCGCGACCGGATGCCGGTGCAGGAGAGCGTGGAGTTCGCCGCGCAGTTGCCGGTGCTGGTGCGCGGGATCTACTTCGACGGCTGGAAGCCGCAGGACGTGCCGATCAAGCTCAACCGGGACGACTTCCTGCTGGAGGTCCGGCAGGGCTTCCCGTACGACGTCGAGGGGGGCCCGGAGCGCGTGGTGCAGGTGGTGCTGGACACCCTGCGCCGGCACGTCACCCAGGGCGAGTGGGACGACGTGAAGGCCACCATGCCCAGGGACATGGCGAACATCATTCCCTGATGCGCCGGCACGCGCGACGGCCCGCCCCACCGCCGGTGGGGCGGGCCGCACGTCGCCTCGGCCCAACCGACGGTCATTCACTGCGGCAGCCCCTGCGGGTAGAAGCGGCCCCGCCAGTCGCGGTACTGCCACCCCGAGGCGCCGAGCAGGATCATCGGGCGGCCCTACCAGAGGTCGAAGTGGAACACCTCGAACGCGGCGCCGTAGCGGACGCCGAGCCGGGCGCCCACGGGCCGGCCCAGACCTTCGAGGAACTCCTCGGCGTCGAAGCTGCCGTCGCCCAGCCCGGTCAGGTACGCCTCGTGCGCCCGCAACGAGGCCAGCCCCCGGTCGAAGGTGTCGGTCACGTCCACCCCGTGCCCGGCGAGCGGGGAGGAGGCGGCCCAGACCTGGCGCACCCCGTTCCACGGCTCGACGCCGTCGGTGAGCTGCTCGGGGAAGACCCACCGGTTGCCGGCGTCGCGGACCGCGTCCAGCACGGCCCGGCCGGTGGCGATGTGGTCGGCCTGGTTCAGCGCGTACGCCCCGTCCCAGGTGTCGCGGAAGTTGTTGGTGACGACGATCTCGGGGCGGTGCCGGCGTACGACCGCGGCGAGTTCCCGGCGTAGCGGCACGCCGTACTCCAGGACGCCGTCGGGCAGGCCGAGGAACTCCACCGTGTCGACGCCGACCAGCGCGGCGGACTCCCGCTGTTCCCGCTCGCGCACCTCACGGGCCCGCGGCGGCGGCATGCCGTCGATGCCGGCCTCGCCGCTGGTGACCAGGCAGTAGACGACCTGCTTGCCCTGCCCCGTCCAGCGGGCGACGGCGGCGGCCGCGCCGAACTCCAGGTCGTCGGGGTGCGCCACGATCGCCAGGGCGCGCTGCCACTGCTCGGTCACCGGCTCCAGCGGCCCGGGGCCCTCGGTCATCGCCACCTCCACGTCCGACCGGACCATCCTGCCACCACCGGCACCGCCGCGCCGCCCGGCGGGCGTGCCGGGCGCGGTTCCCGGGCGGGCGGCGGTGGAGACGGTTGACGGTGGACCACACGGATGCCAGCATGCTGGAAGCGCTCCCATCGACCGACGTCGACCCCCGCCGCCCGCACCGGGCGGCCCGACGAAGGACAGGGACCTCATGCCCACCCACCCTCACCGAGCCGGTCGGATCCGACCGGCGCTGCTGGCCGCCGTGCTGGCCGCCGGCGCCGTCCTCGCCGTCGGCCACGGCATCAGCCGCCCCGACGCCGCCGAGGCGGCCACCACGCTGAAGAGCCTGGCCGACGCCAAGGGCCGCGACATCGGCGTGGCCATCGACCCCGGCCGCCTCGCCGAGGCCCCGTACAAGCAGATCGCCGACAACGAGTTCAACCTGGTGGTGGCCGAGAACGCGATGAAGTGGGACGCCACCGAGCCCGCCCGCGGCCAGTTCAACTTCGGCCAGGGCGACGCCGTGGCCGACTACGCCGCGTCCGGCGGCAAGCGGCTGTACGGACACACCCTGGTCTGGCACTCCCAACTGCCGGGCTGGGCCGCCGAGCTGCCCGGGCCCGAGCTGCTGGCGGCGATGCGCGCCCACATCGCCGGGGTGGCCGGCCACTACCGGGGCAAGGTCGTCGCCTGGGACGTGGTCAACGAGGCGTTCGCCGACGGCGGCTCCGGCGGCCGGCGCGACAGCGTCTTCCAGCAGCGCATCGGCGACGGCTGGATCGAGGAGGCGTTCCGCGCGGCCCGGGCCGCCGACCCCGGCGCGAAGCTGTGCATCAACGACTACAGCACCGACGGGGTGAACGCG harbors:
- a CDS encoding uridine kinase; the encoded protein is MRIRPISPDRLVTELTERLAGADVAGRLRVAVDGAPAAGPDALAAALVDPLRALGRPVLHVRADDFLRPASVRLEHGRTNPDAYYEGWVDEAGLRREVLDPAGPGGSGRVLPTLWDARTDRASRAAYVDLPPGGVVLVSGALLLGGGLPFDVTVHLALSPAALARRTDPALRWTLPAFARYADEVVPTSFADVVVRADDPRHPALVESAVSS
- a CDS encoding TraR/DksA family transcriptional regulator is translated as MLVHDKVGTGRSQAEIDQIRRSLQARYDELSAEYEQAVLQSQVLRLVEVGDTAGDDQADSGTKTAERDTAQSLLRTILDRRAQFEHALTRLEEGTYGFCEGCSAAIPVERLEIFPSATTCVQCKQNRERRAA
- a CDS encoding DUF72 domain-containing protein; this encodes MGEIKVGTASWTDRTLLDSGWYPQTADTPEKRLAYYARRFPLVEVDATYYSPPAERTARLWAERTPPGFTFNVKAFSLLTGHPTRISALYRDLRPETEKKNLYPDDLPPQAYEEVWTRFLSALDPLVEAGKLGALLFQFPPWFTIKRDNKQYLLEVAKRCAPLRPVYEFRHASWFDGDNAEETLAFLRQHELAYVCVDMPQGHRSSVPPVLAATADLAVVRFHGHSDKWTSRDIHEKFGYRYSDRELRDWAPKLRELADSTRQTHVLMNNCYRDYAQTNAATLAGLLDAG
- a CDS encoding DUF2267 domain-containing protein: MAEQLHSAFESSMDKTNLILKDIEQAYGWPKEQRNQSYCALRTVLHLLRDRMPVQESVEFAAQLPVLVRGIYFDGWKPQDVPIKLNRDDFLLEVRQGFPYDVEGGPERVVQVVLDTLRRHVTQGEWDDVKATMPRDMANIIP
- a CDS encoding PIG-L deacetylase family protein produces the protein MVRSDVEVAMTEGPGPLEPVTEQWQRALAIVAHPDDLEFGAAAAVARWTGQGKQVVYCLVTSGEAGIDGMPPPRAREVREREQRESAALVGVDTVEFLGLPDGVLEYGVPLRRELAAVVRRHRPEIVVTNNFRDTWDGAYALNQADHIATGRAVLDAVRDAGNRWVFPEQLTDGVEPWNGVRQVWAASSPLAGHGVDVTDTFDRGLASLRAHEAYLTGLGDGSFDAEEFLEGLGRPVGARLGVRYGAAFEVFHFDLW